The proteins below are encoded in one region of Triticum aestivum cultivar Chinese Spring chromosome 1B, IWGSC CS RefSeq v2.1, whole genome shotgun sequence:
- the LOC123146327 gene encoding eukaryotic translation initiation factor 3 subunit D — MGFDVGVVPFNPDGWGPPDLPGAAPLLGGAVATASIPFAPFSRSDKLGRIADWTRNPGHPGAHGHHGAAAVSRDSVFDFSSADDSLAAAAEDSSFSLVDAKPPPKHPRFGPKWRFNQRPQLPQRRDEEVEAKRREAEKERARRERHYQNHRSHHHQGFRGNQQNTAKPSVDIQPDWTILEQIPFANFTKLSFAVADQPEDLLVCGAVDSYDRAYDRVNPKTARRLERFKNRQFFKITTTDDPIIRRLAEEDKATVFATDAILAALMCTPRSILSWDIVVQRVGNKLFFDKREGSQLDLLTVNETAQEQLPENKDDINSAPALAVEATYINQNFSQQVLVRDGEKVTFDEPNPFASENEEAAPVCYRYRRWKLDDDISIIARCEVHAAGVDPSGARQFLTLNALNEFDPKITGVDWKQKLESQRGAVLATELKNNANKLARWTAQALLSGADMMKLGYVSRVHPRDHFNHSILTVMGYKPRDFATQINLNTANMWGIVKSIVDICMKFEEGKYVLVKDPAKPQMRIYQVPNDAFENDYVEEPLPEEEQIRPATDDVDATAQEMDAAAEAEANKATTQGGEGEKSADAAAA; from the coding sequence atGGGCTTCGACGTGGGCGTGGTCCCCTTCAACCCGGACGGCTGGGGCCCTCCCGACTTGCCGGGCGCGGCGCCGCTGCTGGGCGGGGCCGTCGCGACGGCCTCGATCCCCTTCGCGCCCTTCTCCCGCTCCGACAAGCTGGGCCGCATCGCCGACTGGACGCGCAACCCGGGCCACCCGGGCGCGCACGGCCACCACGGCGCGGCCGCCGTCTCCCGCGACTCGGTCTTCGACTTCTCCTCGGCCGACgactcgctcgccgccgccgccgaggactCGTCCTTCAGCCTCGTCGACGCCAAGCCGCCGCCCAAGCACCCGCGCTTCGGGCCCAAGTGGCGCTTCAACCAGCGGCCCCAGCTCCCCCAGCGCCGCGACGAGGAGGTCGAGGCCAAGCGCCGCGAGGCCGAGAAGGAGCGCGCCCGCCGCGAGCGCCACTACCAGAACCACCGCTCCCACCACCACCAGGGCTTCCGCGGCAACCAGCAGAACACCGCCAAGCCCTCCGTCGACATCCAGCCCGACTGGACCATCCTCGAGCAGATCCCCTTCGCCAACTTCACCAAGCTCTCCTTCGCCGTCGCCGACCAGCCCGAGGACCTGCTCGTCTGCGGCGCCGTCGACTCGTACGACCGCGCCTACGACCGCGTCAACCCCAAGACGGCCCGCCGCCTCGAGCGCTTCAAGAACCGCCAGTTCTTCAAGATCACCACCACCGACGACCCCATCATCCGCCGCCTCGCCGAGGAGGACAAGGCCACCGTCTTCGCCACCGACGCCATCCTCGCCGCCCTCATGTGCACGCCCCGCAGCATCCTCTCCTGGGACATTGTCGTGCAGCGCGTCGGCAACAAGCTCTTCTTCGACAAGCGCGAGGGCTCCCAGCTCGATCTGCTCACTGTCAACGAGACTGCGCAGGAGCAGCTCCCTGAGAACAAGGATGACATCAATTCCGCGCCGGCCCTTGCTGTCGAGGCCACCTACATCAACCAGAACTTCTCGCAGCAGGTGCTGGTGCGTGATGGCGAGAAGGTTACCTTTGATGAGCCTAACCCGTTTGCCTCTGAGAATGAGGAGGCGGCGCCTGTTTGCTACCGTTATCGCCGCTGGAAGCTGGATGATGATATTAGCATCATTGCCCGCTGTGAAGTGCATGCTGCTGGTGTTGATCCCAGTGGTGCTCGCCAGTTCCTCACGCTTAATGCACTCAATGAGTTTGATCCTAAGATTACTGGTGTTGACTGGAAGCAGAAGCTCGAGTCCCAGCGTGGTGCTGTGCTTGCTACAGAGCTCAAGAACAATGCCAACAAGCTCGCTCGCTGGACTGCCCAGGCTTTACTTTCTGGTGCTGACATGATGAAGTTGGGTTATGTGTCACGTGTGCACCCCCGCGACCACTTCAACCACTCCATACTCACTGTGATGGGCTACAAGCCAAGGGATTTTGCTACCCAGATCAACCTCAACACTGCAAACATGTGGGGCATTGTCAAGTCGATTGTGGACATCTGCATGAAGTTTGAAGAGGGAAAGTATGTGCTTGTGAAAGATCCTGCCAAGCCACAGATGAGGATTTATCAGGTTCCTAATGATGCATTTGAGAATGATTATGTTGAAGAGCCACTTCCAGAGGAGGAGCAGATTCGTCCGGCTACAGATGATGTCGATGCTACTGCACAGGAGATGGATGCTGCTGCCGAGGCAGAGGCTAATAAAGCAACTACTCAGGGTGGTGAGGGTGAGAAgagtgcagatgctgctgctgcttgA
- the LOC123146356 gene encoding uncharacterized protein isoform X2: MSEKPSDDTTGQVRPEGDVSDVKVETANQDKGNEMPSAQQEEAVIKKKYGGVLPKKSPLISKDHERAYFDSADWALGKQGGHPQKPKGPLEALRPKLQPTQQQARSRRFLHASTDSDEGANSPTEVTTPTQESTEEAKAAENKEATE, translated from the exons ATGTCGGAGAAGCCATCTGATGATACGACTGGCCAGGTGAGGCCTGAAGGAGATGTTTCTGATGTGAAAGTGGAAACTGCCAACCAGGATAAAGGAAATGAGATGCCATCAGCACAGCAAGAG GAAGCAGTAATCAAGAAAAAGTATGGAGGAGTACTGCCCAAAAAGTCACCACTCATATCCAAG GACCATGAGCGAGCTTACTTTGATTCTGCTGATTGGGCTCTGGGAAAG CAAGGAGGACATCCTCAAAAGCCTAAAGGGCCGCTTGAAGCACTTCGACCGAAATTACAG CCTACCCAGCAGCAAGCCCGTTCACGCCGATTCCTTCATGCATCTACTGACAGCGACG AGGGCGCCAACTCGCCTACGGAGGTGACGACCCCGACCCAGGAGTCCACCGAGGAGGCCAAGGCGGCCGAGAACAAGGAAGCCACCGAGTAG
- the LOC123146356 gene encoding uncharacterized protein isoform X1, with product MSEKPSDDTTGQVRPEGDVSDVKVETANQDKGNEMPSAQQEYLQEAVIKKKYGGVLPKKSPLISKDHERAYFDSADWALGKQGGHPQKPKGPLEALRPKLQPTQQQARSRRFLHASTDSDEGANSPTEVTTPTQESTEEAKAAENKEATE from the exons ATGTCGGAGAAGCCATCTGATGATACGACTGGCCAGGTGAGGCCTGAAGGAGATGTTTCTGATGTGAAAGTGGAAACTGCCAACCAGGATAAAGGAAATGAGATGCCATCAGCACAGCAAGAG TATTTGCAGGAAGCAGTAATCAAGAAAAAGTATGGAGGAGTACTGCCCAAAAAGTCACCACTCATATCCAAG GACCATGAGCGAGCTTACTTTGATTCTGCTGATTGGGCTCTGGGAAAG CAAGGAGGACATCCTCAAAAGCCTAAAGGGCCGCTTGAAGCACTTCGACCGAAATTACAG CCTACCCAGCAGCAAGCCCGTTCACGCCGATTCCTTCATGCATCTACTGACAGCGACG AGGGCGCCAACTCGCCTACGGAGGTGACGACCCCGACCCAGGAGTCCACCGAGGAGGCCAAGGCGGCCGAGAACAAGGAAGCCACCGAGTAG
- the LOC123146335 gene encoding cold-regulated 413 inner membrane protein 2, chloroplastic isoform X1, translated as MCSLTHARAPPARPPLITPVLRFDRLPDTDTIIHPPATLPAPTNRSGPDTMSISLRLAIPTAAPCPAPPPRARAARNAGCSPLSAAAVPVRTTAALRGCAALPLRPQPLVRPCRSRGSAVVCSASAYLSPPTTQWVSVAAAAVLLLAKGTGIHKSFLVPLFVLQAPTAVISWIKSEYGLWTAFLALVVRLFLPFPGELELPLSTMLAVSVAPYQVMNVSVLLVSKETGIHKSWLMPWFAQQAPSSVIPWIKREYGLWTAFLAILVRLFLPTPGELELPLSTMWLIIIAPYQVMSLRGTQAGRILSLAIAVYLAFQYFTRNRGLRRAFRPGSIVATLAMICITVVNVILLF; from the exons ATGTGCTCACTCACGCACGCACGCGCTCCCCCCGCTCGCCCACCCCTCATCACTCCAGTGCTACGGTTCGACAGACTTCCAGACACGGACACCATCATCCATCCACCGGCGACGCTTCCAGCTCCGACGAACCGCTCGGGACCCGACACCATGTCCATCTCGCTGCGCCTCGCCATCCCCACCGCGGCgccctgccccgcgccgccgccgcgggcgcgggcggcgcggaatGCGGGCTGCTCCCCGCTCTCCGCGGCCGCCGTGCCGGTGCGGACCACGGCCGCGCTCAG GGGATGCGCCGCTCTGCCGCTGAGGCCGCAGCCGCTGGTCCGGCCGTGCCGGAGCCGGGGGAGCGCCGTCGTCTGCAGCGCCTCGGCGTACCTCAGCCCGCCCACCACGCAGTGGGTCTCCGTCGCGGCCGCCGC AGTGCTATTGCTTGCTAAAGGCACAGGCATACACAAATCTTTCCTCGTGCCATTATTTGTTCTGCAAGCACCTACCGCCGTAATCTCATGGATCAA GAGTGAATATGGACTGTGGACTGCTTTTCTTGCGCTTGTGGTGCGTTTGTTCTTACCCTTTCCAG GTGAGCTAGAGCTTCCGCTGTCAACGATGCTGGCAGTCAGCGTTGCCCCTTACCAGGTGATGAATGTGAG TGTGCTGTTGGTTTCTAAAGAGACAGGCATACACAAATCCTGGCTCATGCCATGGTTTGCACAGCAAGCACCTAGCAGTGTAATCCCATGGATCAA GAGAGAATATGGACTCTGGACAGCTTTTCTTGCGATTTTGGTGCGCTTGTTCTTACCCACTCCAG GTGAGCTGGAGCTTCCGCTCTCAACAATGTGGCTTATCATCATTGCTCCTTACCAGGTGATGAGTCTGAG GGGAACTCAAGCTGGCAGGATACTATCTTTGGCGATAGCTGTGTATCTCGCCTTTCAGTACTTCACCAGGAACAGAGGGTTGCGTAGAGCCTTCCGTCCGGGATCGATAGTCGCGACCCTGGCCATGATCTGCATCACAGTTGTCAACGTGATCCTGCTGTTCTGA
- the LOC123146335 gene encoding cold-regulated 413 inner membrane protein 1, chloroplastic isoform X2 codes for MCSLTHARAPPARPPLITPVLRFDRLPDTDTIIHPPATLPAPTNRSGPDTMSISLRLAIPTAAPCPAPPPRARAARNAGCSPLSAAAVPVRTTAALRGCAALPLRPQPLVRPCRSRGSAVVCSASAYLSPPTTQWVSVAAAAVLLLAKGTGIHKSFLVPLFVLQAPTAVISWIKSEYGLWTAFLALVVRLFLPFPGRVTRKIHTSCLKSIVLFDETWNRYMLLTHVLLSIAGELELPLSTMLAVSVAPYQVMNVRGTQGGAIVSLVLAAYLAFQHFTRTGGIGKAFDQGSIVATMAIICIAVINVILLF; via the exons ATGTGCTCACTCACGCACGCACGCGCTCCCCCCGCTCGCCCACCCCTCATCACTCCAGTGCTACGGTTCGACAGACTTCCAGACACGGACACCATCATCCATCCACCGGCGACGCTTCCAGCTCCGACGAACCGCTCGGGACCCGACACCATGTCCATCTCGCTGCGCCTCGCCATCCCCACCGCGGCgccctgccccgcgccgccgccgcgggcgcgggcggcgcggaatGCGGGCTGCTCCCCGCTCTCCGCGGCCGCCGTGCCGGTGCGGACCACGGCCGCGCTCAG GGGATGCGCCGCTCTGCCGCTGAGGCCGCAGCCGCTGGTCCGGCCGTGCCGGAGCCGGGGGAGCGCCGTCGTCTGCAGCGCCTCGGCGTACCTCAGCCCGCCCACCACGCAGTGGGTCTCCGTCGCGGCCGCCGC AGTGCTATTGCTTGCTAAAGGCACAGGCATACACAAATCTTTCCTCGTGCCATTATTTGTTCTGCAAGCACCTACCGCCGTAATCTCATGGATCAA GAGTGAATATGGACTGTGGACTGCTTTTCTTGCGCTTGTGGTGCGTTTGTTCTTACCCTTTCCAGGTAGAGTGACAAGGAAGATCCATACGTCCTGCCTAAAATCAATTGTGTTATTTGATGAGACATGGAACAGATATATGTTACTTACGCATGTGCTTCTGTCTATTGCAGGTGAGCTAGAGCTTCCGCTGTCAACGATGCTGGCAGTCAGCGTTGCCCCTTACCAGGTGATGAATGTGAG GGGAACTCAAGGTGGCGCGATAGTGTCGTTGGTACTAGCCGCGTACCTCGCCTTTCAGCACTTCACCAGGACCGGAGGAATAGGAAAAGCCTTCGATCAGGGATCGATAGTTGCGACCATGGCCATCATCTGTATCGCAGTTATCAATGTGATCCTGCTGTTCTGA
- the LOC123099231 gene encoding uncharacterized protein: MADWAPVVVGVVLFVLLSPGLLFEMPGSHRHVDFGGLHTNGKAIFVHTLLFFAAFTILTLALHIHIYAG; the protein is encoded by the coding sequence ATGGCGGACTGGGCACCGGTGGTGGTGGGGGTGGTGCTGTTCGTGCTGCTCTCGCCGGGGCTGCTGTTCGAGATGCCGGGGTCGCACCGCCACGTCGACTTCGGCGGCCTCCACACCAACGGCAAGGCCATCTTCGTCCACACCCTCCTCTTCTTCGCCGCCTTCACCATCCTCACCCTCGCCCTCCACATCCACATCTACGCCGGCTAG
- the LOC123146371 gene encoding FRIGIDA-like protein 3: MATEAASHISGGSESTTVALLEQLTEVFGKLKSHTEASLQLQSGIQWEDIKVHFLNLEKSYRSKCDELEGKQKALEEQKAGGRRLIAEKEADLSAKERASVNKLQELKDAAVSTLAEVRKKYNVELSEILDANGSKDKKVKPPTDDTNASLPSDEHNSAKGSGKPSEPSPVEVKPRPALKELCEQMDAKGLLKYISENSKKLAGFRDELCVALKCATDPARFVLDSLEGFFPDQLPGDKNYSAQGQRRSCIVLMEALAHSIGMKEPGGKHPWSSEIMEQAKAIANEWKSKIAEVDLDASDGYSLEAHAFLQLLTTFNVDLVLDEDELYKIVVAISRRKQTAELCRSLGLTERIPGVINELIKKHRQIDAVQFIQAFGLSEAFPPAPLLKAYVDEIKGSLNNKGDAGATPSVDDLKNRELIALRAIIKCIEEYKLQKECPLGPLQKRINELKPKGAKRPSGSANRNYAKKQRVSGSGTSAPRRPTVAAPRRPAAPVGTWQQRAPPPPVPAYPDRYGAAADRYHYAPPPAAAYDAATYAAYGGGGGGEQYRAAAPKPYQYNPGSAAAAAAASYNNIPQYKVVYGGPGAQPSTAAGGYAPYGGGSVGQQQPQPAASSGGYLSYAAGFGYRPSQQQ; this comes from the exons ATGGCGACTGAAGCTGCCTCTCACATCTCTGGCGGTTCGGAGTCAACAACGGTGGCTTTGCTAGAACAACTTACTGAAGTATTTGGCAAGCTGAAGTCCCACACAGAAGCATCCCTACAATTGCAAAGTGGCATCCAGTGGGAAGATATCAAAGTACATTTCCTGAACCTTGAGAAGTCATACAGAAGCAAGTGTGATGAACTGGAAGGAAAGCAGAAGGCATTAGAAGAACAGAAAGCTGGAGGTCGTAGGCTGATTGCTGAGAAAGAAGCTGATCTTTCTGCAAAAGAGCGTGCTTCTGTGAACAAGCTTCAGGAGCTGAAGGATGCTGCCGTCTCTACCCTAGCAGAGGTGCGCAAAAAATATAATGTCGAGCTTTCTGAGATACTTGATGCCAATGGAAGCAAAGACAAAAAGGTAAAACCCCCAACCGACGACACCAATGCATCGCTCCCTTCAGACGAGCATAACTCTGCTAAAGGGTCGGGCAAGCCATCTGAACCTTCACCAGTTGAGGTTAAGCCGCGCCCTGCACTGAAGGAACTCTGTGAGCAGATGGACGCTAAAGGCCTTCTGAAATATATTtcagaaaattcaaaaaaacttgCTGGCTTTCGTGATGAACTTTGTGTTGCACTAAAATGTGCAACTGACCCTGCGCGCTTTGTACTTGATTCCTTGGAGGGTTTTTTCCCAGACCAACTGCCTGGGGATAAAAATTACTCCGCTCAGGGGCAGCGCAGAAGCTGTATTGTTTTGATGGAGGCTCTAGCACATTCAATAGGAATGAAGGAGCCGGGTGGCAAACACCCTTGGAGCTCTGAAATTATGGAGCAAGCCAAGGCAATTGCCAATGAGTGGAAGAGTAAGATAGCTGAGGTTGACCTTGATGCTTCTGATGGCTACTCATTGGAAGCACATGCATTCCTGCAGCTTCTTACAACTTTTAATGTTGATTTGGTGCTTGACGAAGATGAACTATACAAGATTGTAGTTGCCATTTCTCGTCGCAAGCAGACTGCTGAGCTATGTCGCTCTCTTGGTTTGACTGAGAGAATACCAG GTGTTATTAACGAGTTGATTAAGAAACACAGGCAAATTGATGCAGTTCAATTCATACAAGCCTTTGGGCTGTCAGAGGCTTTTCCTCCTGCTCCTCTCTTGAAGGCATATGTAGATGAGATAAAAGGCTCACTTAACAATAAGGGGGATGCCGGTGCAACTCCTTCAGTG GATGACTTGAAGAACCGCGAGCTAATTGCATTGAGGGCCATAATCAAGTGCATCGAGGAGTACAAGCTCCAGAAGGAGTGTCCACTTGGGCCTCTCCAGAAACGCATCAACGAGCTGAAACCAAAGGGCGCGAAAAGGCCATCGGGTTCTGCTAACCGCAACTACGCGAAGAAGCAGCGGGTCTCTGGCAGTGGCACTTCAGCTCCTCGGAGGCCCACTGTGGCAGCTCCCCGCAGGCCCGCAGCTCCAGTCGGCACATGGCAGCAGCGCGcccctccgccgccggtgcccgccTACCCCGACAGGTACGGGGCCGCCGCCGACCGGTACCACtacgcgccgccgcctgccgcagCGTATGACGCGGCCACCTATGCcgcctacggcggcggcggcggcggcgagcagtaCAGGGCCGCCGCCCCAAAGCCGTACCAGTACAACCCAGGatcagcagcagccgccgccgcagcgTCGTACAACAACATACCCCAATATAAGGTCGTGTATGGCGGCCCCGGCGCCCAGCCATCCACGGCTGCGGGCGGCTACGCGCCCTACGGCGGAGGCTCGGTGGGGCAGCAGCAGCCGCAGCCTGCTGCTTCCTCCGGCGGCTACCTGAGCTACGCCGCCGGGTTCGGCTACCGCCCTTCTCAGCAGCAGTAG